A stretch of Mya arenaria isolate MELC-2E11 chromosome 14, ASM2691426v1 DNA encodes these proteins:
- the LOC128218343 gene encoding uncharacterized protein LOC128218343 has protein sequence MSFEISDMRSTSYWIRGRKSYWKKLIRKKKKSEMLLNEMKANCQDLKTATEKLKAELQAEEVNNNQLFISGTRAIKELVGFQSSLKDIRGRGTVPHSKFSRDPATEQLLSSNTAIGRVGQVASNFAEEVASDLTDQQKQPQGPDISALNQSRADLSQSQFSKLPDVPVHTSSDISGCWLTSMALIPGDRLLLTDCDNYSLKLVDTENKKLVSHVILPGKPCDLCLLPGDRAAVTLPDLNKIQFVSTQGNVTLQDVVEVDGECRGIDFCDDNLIVSYDDPCKVVLMDMKGNVKKSVDKDSSGNPLFIYPEHLTGTRGSQTPPAIYVSDWDTNTITKLSISLEVLQTYHDPILKSPHGLTAVGDNQLLVCGKGNNNILLLDTLTGKITQLLGKEAGIECPFSVAYCPLRKMLFVTCSRHGRPELENFVKVFNLV, from the exons ATGAGCTTCGAAATTTCAGACATGAGATCAACCAGTTATTGGATAAGAGGGAGAAAGAGTTACTGGAAGAaattaatcagaaaaaaaaagaaatccgAGATGCTGCTAAATGAAATGAAAGCAAACTGTCAAGACTTGAAAACTGCCACTGAGAAGCTCAAGGCTGAACTACAAGCCGAGGAGGTCAACAACAACCAGCTGTTCATATCTGGAACAAGGGCGATCAAGGAGTTAGTCGGTTTTCAGTCATCACTTAAGGACATCAGGGGAAGAGGAACAGTTCCACACTCCAAATTCAGCAGGGACCCAGCAACAGAACAACTGCTGTCCTCAAACACAGCTATTGGCAGAGTGGGCCAGGTTGCGTCAAATTTTGCAGAAGAAGTGGCGTCAGATTTGACAGATCAGCAAAAACAACCACAGGGGCCAG atatttcaGCCCTAAACCAGAGCCGTGCAGACCTAAGCCAGTCCCAGTTTAGCAAGCTGCCTGACGTCCCAGTGCATACATCAAGTGATATCAGTGGCTGCTGGCTGACCAGTATGGCCCTCATACCCGGGGACCGGCTTCTACTGACAGATTGCGACAATTACTCATTGAAGCTGGTGGACACAGAGAATAAGAAGCTGGTATCTCATGTGATACTGCCAGGTAAGCCTTGTGACCTGTGTCTCCTGCCCGGAGACAGAGCAGCCGTCACTCTGCCTGATTTGAATAAGATACAGTTCGTATCTACTCAGGGAAATGTCACACTACAGGATGTTGTTGAAGTAGATGGAGAGTGTCGTGGAATAGATTTCTGTGATGACAACTTGATTGTGTCTTATGACGACCCATGTAAGGTTGTGTTGATGGATATGAAGGGAAATGTGAAGAAGAGTGTGGACAAAGACAGCAGCGGAAACCCTTTGTTTATATATCCTGAGCATTTGACAGGGACCAGAGGGAGCCAGACTCCTCCGGCGATATATGTCTCGGACTGGGACACCAACACCATAACCAAGCTGAGCATCTCACTAGAAGTGCTCCAGACCTATCACGACCCGATACTGAAATCACCACACGGTCTGACAGCTGTGGGAGACAACCAGCTGCTCGTGTGTGGGAAAGGCAATAACAATATCCTGTTACTGGACACGCTCACCGGCAAGATAACCCAACTGCTGGGGAAGGAAGCGGGGATAGAGTGTCCATTCAGTGTGGCTTACTGTCCACTGAGGAAGATGTTGTTTGTCACCTGCAGTCGTCATGGCAGACCTGAATTGGAGAATTTCGTGAAAGTTTTCAACTTAGTATAG